CATCGGGACAATGGCCGGAATGTATATGGACAGGCAGACCTATCAGATAGAGAAAATAATAAAAGATTGGTTTCGCAACCTGCTCGAAATACTATTTCAGGCTGCAGCGCTGGTGATCGACACCATACGCACTTTCTTTCTCATAGTGCTGTCCATCCTCGGGCCTATCGCATTTGCCATATCAGTCTGGGACGGATTCCAGTCAACTCTTACGCAGTGGATTACAAGGTATGCCAGCGTTTATCTCTGGCTTCCTGTAGCGGACCTGTTCAGCTCGATGCTGGCCAGGATCCAGTCCCTGATCATTGAAAGAGACATAGAAATGCTTGCCGATCCCACTTTCGTTCCCGACACCTCAAACACCGTATACATCATTTTTATGATTATCGGCATAGTGGGCTATTTTACCATTCCAACAGTAACAGGCTGGATTATACAGGCAGGCGGCGCAGGAAACTTTTCACGCAACATCCACCAGACTGCCATGAAGTCCGGAAATATAGCAGGCGCTGGCGCAGGTTCGGCAGCAGGCAACATTGCCGGAAGGCTGGTCAATAAGTAATCACTAAACATTCATTAAAATGGAATTTAAAACACTCAGAAACATAGAAAACAGTTTTCAGCAAATCAGGCTGTATGCCATCTTATTTGCCGTGCTCTGTGCACTAGTGACCGGATACGCGCTTTGGAGATCGTATGGTTTCGCCGAGCAGCAGCGCCAGAAAATTTATGTGTTGGACAATGGCAAATCACTCATGCTCGCACTTGCTCAGGACGCTTCGATCAACCGTCCTGTGGAAGCCCGAGAGCACGTAAGGCGTTTTCACGAGCTGTTCTTTACCCTGGCGCCCGACAAAAATGCCATTGAAAGTAATATGAAAAGGGCATTTAGCCTTGCCGATAAAAGTGCCTTTAACTACTACAAGGACCTTTTGGAAAAAGGTTATTACAACCGGATTATATCAGGCAATGTACAGCAGCGTATCGAAATGGACAGCGTGGTCTGCAATTTTGAGACTTACCCTTATGTGGTGCGGAGCTATGCAAAGCAGATTATCATACGTTCGAGTAATGTAACCAAAAGAAGTCTGGTTACCACATGCCTACTGGTTAACTCGGTGCGCTCGGACAATAATCCGCAGGGCTTTAATATTGAAAGGTTTGCGGTGGTTGAAAACAGGGATATGGAAGTCATCAAACGTTAAAAAAATCATATGGAAGCATTATTAGATTTAGACACATTTGCGAGAATCCTGACTGAAAAAGGATTTAACGGCTATTTCCATACGCAGGGTGCGTACGCAGGAAAGTTAAAAGACAGCATCAGCGAATACCTTGAAAACTGCAAAAATGGAAAAGACAGTTTGCCTAAAGAGGACTTGCTGCTGACAGGCTACCTGCAATGGTCAGGCGAAGACAAGCCCAGTGTACGATGCATTATGCTGGTAAAATACCTGAACGGTAAATTTTCTCTCAACAGAATGGAGGTGGCAAGGAAAGACCAATTTGGACAGCTGCTGAAAAAAACGCAACTGACAAACCTGTCTGTTACATCTGCGCCCAGCGCGTCGCAGGCAGTCGCCTTGGTCAATGATGAACAGCACCAAAAAAGAGATAAATGTCCAAA
This portion of the Flavobacterium gelatinilyticum genome encodes:
- the traJ gene encoding conjugative transposon protein TraJ translates to MEFNNLHEVLRSLYDEMLPLSADMAAVAKGLAGLGALFFVALKVWQALSRAEPIDVYPLLRPFALGLCIMFFPTIVLGTINAVLSPIVQGTHSILEDQVLDLNDLQAKKDLLEHEAMIRNPETAYMVSDEEFDKKLDELGWSPSDIGTMAGMYMDRQTYQIEKIIKDWFRNLLEILFQAAALVIDTIRTFFLIVLSILGPIAFAISVWDGFQSTLTQWITRYASVYLWLPVADLFSSMLARIQSLIIERDIEMLADPTFVPDTSNTVYIIFMIIGIVGYFTIPTVTGWIIQAGGAGNFSRNIHQTAMKSGNIAGAGAGSAAGNIAGRLVNK
- the traK gene encoding conjugative transposon protein TraK produces the protein MEFKTLRNIENSFQQIRLYAILFAVLCALVTGYALWRSYGFAEQQRQKIYVLDNGKSLMLALAQDASINRPVEAREHVRRFHELFFTLAPDKNAIESNMKRAFSLADKSAFNYYKDLLEKGYYNRIISGNVQQRIEMDSVVCNFETYPYVVRSYAKQIIIRSSNVTKRSLVTTCLLVNSVRSDNNPQGFNIERFAVVENRDMEVIKR